One window of the Chryseobacterium camelliae genome contains the following:
- a CDS encoding flotillin family protein: protein MNLPLITGIVVAVIASIGLIFWVLSMYKKTVQGIVILRTGYGGTKVFFNAGIVIPIIHRMESMDISVKKLEIAREGRAGLICKDNMRADIQVAFFIRVNKSVDDIVNVGQTIGCQRASDIHTLRELFEAKFSEALKTVGKKFEFIELYEARSEFRQEILDIIGTDLNGYVLDDCAIDYLEQTSIESLDKDNILDSEGIKKITELTATQNIKANQVRRDEEKTITKQNVEAREAILELEKQLAEKEESQKREVANIKARENAEILKVNEEERLKYETVRIATEEKLQIAEENKLRQVVIAAKNKERADLVETERVQKDKMLEATERERIVSLAQIEKEKAIELEKKNIQDAIRERLTMEKTVVEEQQVIKDLEAFKTADRMKQVEITLANQEAEKKLIQETKAAEARKLAAEKDAQKYVIEAQAKRDAAEKEAEARKIIADAKAKEEATVGLSEAQVLHAKADAAERQGIVEAVVIEKKADAIKKEGIAQAEVIKEKALAEAAGITEKAEAMKKLNDAGKDHEEFRLTLAKEKEVELAQISIQKDIAQAQAEVLSQAFKSAKIDIVGGDNTFFDNVVRQVSAGKGLDKFISHSENAQLVKENLLGDGENIIEKVMGMVDKYNISSEDIKNMSIANLIFKLNGVANMQERGLLDRAMDMAKNLGVDQKPIR, encoded by the coding sequence ATGAATTTACCATTAATTACAGGGATTGTTGTTGCGGTAATCGCTTCAATCGGATTGATTTTCTGGGTGCTGTCCATGTACAAAAAAACCGTACAGGGCATCGTTATCCTCAGGACCGGATATGGCGGAACAAAAGTATTCTTCAATGCCGGGATCGTGATCCCGATTATACACCGGATGGAGTCTATGGATATTTCGGTAAAAAAATTAGAAATTGCCAGAGAAGGAAGAGCCGGCCTGATCTGTAAAGACAATATGAGGGCAGATATCCAGGTGGCATTCTTCATACGGGTAAATAAATCGGTGGATGACATCGTGAATGTAGGACAGACGATAGGCTGCCAGAGGGCATCCGATATCCATACCCTGAGAGAGTTGTTCGAAGCTAAGTTTTCGGAAGCGCTGAAAACGGTAGGCAAAAAGTTTGAATTCATCGAACTGTATGAAGCGAGAAGTGAATTCCGTCAGGAAATCCTGGATATCATCGGGACAGACCTGAACGGATATGTCCTGGATGACTGTGCGATCGACTACCTGGAGCAGACCTCCATAGAAAGCCTGGATAAAGATAACATCCTGGATTCAGAAGGGATCAAAAAGATTACGGAATTAACCGCTACCCAGAATATCAAAGCCAACCAGGTGCGCAGAGATGAGGAAAAAACCATCACCAAGCAGAATGTTGAGGCGAGGGAAGCCATTTTAGAGCTTGAAAAGCAGCTGGCTGAAAAAGAAGAATCTCAGAAAAGAGAGGTAGCCAACATCAAAGCACGTGAAAACGCTGAGATCCTGAAAGTGAATGAAGAGGAAAGGCTGAAGTATGAGACAGTACGCATAGCCACCGAAGAAAAACTTCAGATCGCTGAAGAAAATAAGCTGAGACAGGTGGTGATTGCCGCTAAAAATAAAGAACGTGCCGACCTGGTTGAAACAGAGCGCGTGCAGAAAGACAAAATGCTGGAAGCCACAGAAAGGGAAAGAATTGTTTCCCTGGCCCAGATTGAAAAAGAAAAAGCGATCGAGCTGGAAAAGAAAAACATCCAGGATGCCATCCGTGAGCGTTTAACCATGGAAAAAACAGTAGTCGAAGAACAGCAGGTGATCAAAGACCTGGAAGCTTTTAAGACAGCTGACAGAATGAAGCAGGTAGAAATTACACTGGCCAACCAGGAGGCCGAAAAGAAGCTGATCCAGGAGACAAAAGCTGCGGAAGCCAGGAAACTGGCGGCTGAAAAGGATGCCCAGAAATATGTCATCGAAGCCCAGGCGAAGAGAGATGCTGCCGAAAAAGAAGCGGAAGCCCGTAAAATAATCGCTGATGCTAAAGCAAAAGAAGAAGCTACAGTGGGATTATCTGAAGCCCAGGTCCTCCATGCAAAAGCTGACGCTGCGGAAAGACAGGGAATTGTGGAAGCTGTGGTGATAGAGAAAAAGGCAGATGCCATTAAAAAAGAAGGCATCGCCCAGGCAGAAGTCATTAAAGAGAAAGCGCTGGCGGAAGCTGCCGGAATTACCGAAAAGGCAGAAGCCATGAAAAAGCTGAATGACGCAGGAAAAGACCACGAAGAGTTCAGGCTTACCCTAGCAAAAGAAAAAGAGGTGGAACTGGCACAAATCTCCATCCAGAAAGACATCGCCCAGGCTCAGGCTGAAGTATTGTCGCAAGCGTTTAAGTCTGCAAAAATTGATATCGTAGGTGGCGACAACACTTTCTTTGACAATGTGGTCCGCCAGGTTTCCGCAGGAAAAGGATTGGATAAATTTATCAGCCACAGTGAAAATGCGCAGCTGGTGAAAGAAAACCTCTTAGGCGACGGTGAAAATATTATTGAAAAAGTAATGGGAATGGTTGATAAATACAACATTTCATCTGAAGACATCAAAAATATGAGCATTGCAAACCTGATCTTTAAGCTGAACGGTGTAGCCAACATGCAGGAAAGAGGCCTTCTTGACAGGGCCATGGACATGGCAAAAAATCTGGGGGTTGACCAGAAGCCTATCAGATAA
- a CDS encoding DNA repair ATPase, with product MSEQLHSGTYEIIQSRLNEQKSDLIQRLQKLNEKRKEIFGGVDFSLIANERISTEHNCVAKDIFSLDNILIFGSNAHLGLQTEINITDVFSVYTINNGRFEPQDAFLIHDETFTDEFKNLYKYYRNTFFARFHFTENYLYMVFQLSESPSDTKAFKWLIKDSRLTYVDSRSGSEVSYPPQHDFVWTKATRDMQRSGKFPHVSLADKVFVESIGGDLTIKIEDNTDTGKGIYSEDVIHKDQNLDDAEIHFCDLDNLVLFKIKPYQETERYFIYNHKEKTVSRVDTLKHSAVLLPENQGVLFSNGYALQTGGLKVISQDVNRLHYLKTVQEPNGENFMYVFYDDKTNNYQLISYNIITQTIETPIRCSGYTLLNDGKLIYLRESLETTKHHLAQIWQTPYAKELLPDTAQSDTLLYKIGNKDIVRVMAESQELITLLNKKDSYSGLYDDIVKLSTTILDAYYFLDQEEVESLDRPLKEIRNIAHSAINEYEKVVEQKKNTGEAIEKIKSACEKVLDDTKRIHYTQLTEYIDMLSRIRALRGEITGARELKYADATVLDTLEQSLAARSEELSGACVGFLLQEDALLPYQNRANQISEAIINVQKAVESKTIEEEINNLSGQLELLVDIVNNLKIEDTSQSTQIIENISVIFARLNQERLELSKRKREVSGKELSADFQAQMTLFDQSVINFLELSQTPEKCDDYLTKLSIQLEEMETRFVDFDEFVKKIGEKREEVYGHFQNKRVQLTEARNRRTQRLYDSAQRILKSIQTKAESFGSENEINGYFATDLMVEKVRDLSKQLMELDDSAKAEEIQTILKTSQQESARKLKDKKEIYADGDHVIALGDYKFAVNRQKLDLTLVMRNAQYYYHLTGTAFYEPLHFEALSEYKEVWNQEYISENDHVKRFEYLAWNVFSQNKGIIYEENNRIAIQQFMTEHFGEGLVKGIHDEDALTIVSKLQQMANELGLMQFAFKERALAHLFWYFLNTEKKAYYQKQFEAADLISKSFTTDNGFLHLTKELSEELRSFVHHTQLFTGVNELNAAVYLRKENKSSFLVSEKAGSLYEMFLKDLKEKGKDLEFTDQLNGLKQYPAACFSIAESALSAFLQNTETEFDDDVKKEAAVFLVTQDFDAKNILHTGYETVLKNLKSLEKDADYPLNYYAFTSRLSYFNESIVPKYRQLQELKAKWVQEKKKALKIDTFKSQVLSSFVRNRLINEVYFPLIGANLAKQLGTAGNDKRTDRMGMLLLVSPPGYGKTTLMEYMADRMGLVFMKINGPSIGHDIVSTDPAEAKNAGAKQELEKLNLALEMGDNVMLYLDDIQHCNPEFLQKFISLADGQRKIEGIYNCESKTYDLRAKRFCLVMAGNPYTESGEKFRIPDMLANRSDTYNLGEISGSKTELFDLSLIENALTSNEYLNRLTQYGMENLYRLYDSIQSGSMNIDLTGNFSPNEVSDFRKVLENSLKIRDIVLKVNKQYIASAAMSDEYRNEPAFKLQGSYRNMNKLITQVQPILKDEEVIQAVLNHYQNESQTLTTGAESNMLKLKEMINLISEEEALRWNEIKKTFLKNKSIKGFGENDRMAQVIAMLSQFSEGLNGIKEVLKKN from the coding sequence ATGTCAGAACAATTACATTCAGGGACATATGAAATTATACAGAGCCGTCTGAACGAGCAGAAAAGCGACCTTATCCAGAGGCTTCAGAAGCTGAATGAAAAGCGTAAAGAGATTTTCGGCGGAGTCGATTTTTCACTCATCGCCAATGAAAGGATTTCTACGGAACACAATTGTGTAGCCAAAGATATTTTTTCACTGGATAATATCCTGATTTTCGGTTCCAATGCTCATCTGGGCTTACAGACGGAAATCAACATCACAGATGTTTTCTCAGTCTATACCATCAATAATGGCCGTTTTGAACCCCAGGATGCTTTCTTAATACATGACGAAACATTTACTGACGAATTTAAAAACCTTTACAAATACTACAGAAATACCTTCTTTGCACGTTTTCATTTTACGGAAAACTATCTGTATATGGTTTTCCAGCTGTCTGAAAGTCCTTCTGACACTAAAGCATTCAAATGGCTGATCAAAGATTCACGGCTTACGTATGTGGACTCACGGAGTGGATCCGAAGTTAGCTATCCGCCGCAACATGATTTTGTATGGACAAAAGCAACCAGGGATATGCAGCGAAGCGGAAAATTCCCGCACGTTTCCCTGGCAGACAAGGTCTTTGTAGAATCTATAGGCGGCGATCTGACGATAAAAATTGAAGACAATACCGATACGGGCAAAGGGATTTATTCCGAAGATGTCATTCATAAAGACCAGAACCTGGATGATGCGGAAATCCATTTCTGCGACCTGGACAACCTGGTTCTATTTAAGATTAAACCTTATCAGGAGACGGAAAGATATTTTATTTATAATCATAAGGAAAAGACAGTTTCAAGGGTGGATACTTTGAAACACTCAGCAGTTTTGCTTCCGGAAAACCAGGGCGTTCTGTTTTCAAACGGATATGCCTTGCAGACCGGCGGGCTCAAGGTCATTTCCCAGGATGTCAACCGGCTTCATTACCTGAAAACCGTTCAGGAGCCTAACGGTGAAAATTTTATGTATGTTTTCTATGATGACAAAACGAATAATTATCAGCTGATTTCCTACAACATCATTACCCAGACGATTGAAACACCGATACGATGCAGCGGCTACACACTGCTTAATGACGGAAAACTTATCTATCTGAGGGAAAGCCTAGAGACCACAAAACACCATCTGGCGCAGATCTGGCAGACACCCTATGCTAAAGAACTCCTTCCGGATACGGCTCAGTCAGACACACTCCTGTATAAGATTGGTAACAAGGATATTGTACGGGTTATGGCGGAAAGCCAGGAACTGATTACGCTGCTCAATAAGAAAGATTCTTACAGCGGACTGTATGATGACATCGTAAAACTCTCCACCACGATTTTAGATGCCTATTACTTCCTGGATCAGGAAGAGGTGGAAAGTCTCGACCGCCCTCTAAAAGAAATCAGGAATATCGCCCACTCCGCCATCAACGAATATGAGAAAGTCGTCGAGCAGAAGAAAAATACGGGCGAAGCTATTGAAAAAATCAAATCAGCCTGCGAGAAGGTTTTAGATGACACCAAAAGGATCCACTATACCCAGCTGACCGAATATATCGATATGCTTTCCCGCATCAGGGCATTGCGAGGTGAAATTACCGGAGCGAGGGAACTGAAATATGCAGACGCAACTGTTCTTGATACGCTGGAGCAATCCCTTGCTGCTAGATCGGAGGAACTCTCCGGTGCGTGTGTGGGCTTCCTTCTTCAGGAGGATGCACTCCTTCCCTATCAGAACAGGGCCAATCAGATCTCAGAAGCTATTATTAATGTACAGAAAGCCGTTGAATCAAAAACGATTGAGGAAGAAATCAACAACCTGTCCGGGCAACTTGAACTGCTTGTAGATATAGTCAATAACCTTAAAATTGAAGATACTTCGCAGTCAACTCAGATCATTGAGAATATTTCGGTCATTTTTGCAAGACTGAACCAGGAAAGGTTAGAGCTGTCCAAGAGGAAAAGAGAAGTTTCAGGCAAAGAACTGTCTGCGGATTTCCAGGCTCAGATGACTTTATTTGACCAGTCGGTCATTAACTTCCTTGAACTGTCCCAGACACCTGAGAAATGCGACGACTACCTGACCAAACTATCCATCCAGCTGGAAGAAATGGAGACGAGATTTGTTGATTTCGATGAATTTGTTAAGAAAATCGGTGAAAAAAGAGAAGAAGTGTACGGTCATTTTCAGAATAAAAGAGTTCAGTTGACCGAAGCCAGGAACAGACGCACCCAGCGCCTGTATGACTCTGCCCAGCGGATTTTAAAATCTATTCAGACCAAAGCAGAATCCTTCGGTTCCGAGAATGAGATCAACGGCTATTTTGCTACCGATTTAATGGTTGAGAAAGTCAGGGATCTTTCAAAGCAGCTGATGGAGCTGGACGATTCTGCTAAAGCGGAAGAAATTCAGACCATACTTAAGACTTCCCAGCAGGAATCAGCAAGAAAACTGAAAGATAAAAAGGAGATCTATGCAGACGGAGACCATGTGATTGCATTAGGGGATTATAAATTTGCGGTCAACCGTCAGAAGCTAGACCTCACCCTGGTCATGAGGAATGCGCAGTACTATTATCACCTTACAGGAACTGCATTTTATGAACCTTTGCACTTTGAAGCCCTTTCAGAATATAAGGAAGTCTGGAATCAGGAATATATTTCGGAGAACGATCACGTGAAACGTTTTGAATATCTGGCATGGAATGTCTTTTCGCAAAATAAAGGCATTATTTATGAAGAAAATAACCGGATAGCCATTCAGCAGTTTATGACGGAACACTTCGGGGAAGGCCTGGTAAAAGGGATCCACGATGAAGATGCACTGACCATAGTTTCAAAACTCCAGCAGATGGCCAATGAATTGGGACTAATGCAGTTTGCTTTTAAGGAAAGGGCCTTGGCACACCTGTTCTGGTATTTCCTGAATACGGAAAAAAAAGCCTATTACCAAAAACAGTTTGAAGCTGCAGACCTGATTTCCAAATCATTTACAACCGATAATGGTTTCCTTCACCTTACTAAAGAATTGTCAGAGGAGCTTAGGTCATTCGTTCACCACACCCAACTGTTTACAGGCGTTAATGAACTGAATGCAGCTGTTTATCTCAGAAAAGAAAATAAATCGTCATTTCTGGTTTCAGAAAAAGCAGGCTCATTATATGAAATGTTTTTAAAAGATCTGAAAGAAAAAGGCAAAGACCTGGAGTTTACCGACCAACTGAATGGATTAAAGCAATACCCTGCGGCGTGTTTCTCCATTGCAGAAAGTGCCCTGAGTGCTTTTTTACAAAATACTGAGACAGAGTTTGACGATGATGTTAAAAAAGAAGCAGCCGTTTTCCTGGTAACACAGGATTTTGATGCTAAAAATATTCTCCATACCGGTTATGAAACCGTTTTGAAGAATCTGAAGTCCTTGGAGAAAGATGCTGATTATCCTTTAAACTACTATGCGTTCACCTCCCGTTTATCCTATTTTAATGAGTCGATTGTCCCAAAATACAGACAGCTTCAGGAGCTCAAAGCAAAATGGGTACAGGAAAAAAAGAAAGCTCTGAAAATTGACACATTCAAATCTCAGGTCTTAAGTTCTTTCGTAAGGAACAGGCTGATCAATGAAGTGTACTTTCCGCTGATAGGAGCTAACCTGGCCAAGCAACTGGGAACAGCAGGCAATGACAAGCGCACCGACAGGATGGGCATGCTGCTTCTGGTCTCACCTCCCGGTTATGGAAAGACAACGTTGATGGAATACATGGCAGACCGGATGGGATTGGTTTTCATGAAAATCAATGGGCCGTCAATCGGTCATGATATCGTTTCCACAGACCCCGCTGAAGCAAAAAATGCCGGTGCAAAACAGGAACTGGAAAAATTAAACCTGGCACTGGAGATGGGCGATAACGTCATGCTGTATCTCGATGATATCCAGCACTGCAATCCTGAATTTTTGCAGAAGTTCATTTCCCTAGCAGACGGGCAAAGAAAAATTGAAGGCATTTACAATTGTGAGAGCAAAACATATGATTTAAGAGCAAAACGGTTCTGCCTGGTGATGGCCGGAAATCCTTATACGGAAAGCGGAGAAAAATTCAGAATCCCTGATATGCTGGCCAACCGTTCCGACACCTATAACCTGGGAGAGATTTCAGGCAGCAAGACGGAATTGTTCGATTTAAGCTTAATAGAAAATGCCCTGACGTCCAATGAATACCTTAACCGGTTGACGCAGTACGGAATGGAAAATCTTTACCGTCTCTATGACAGCATCCAATCCGGTTCAATGAATATAGATCTGACAGGAAATTTCAGTCCGAATGAAGTTTCAGACTTCAGGAAGGTGCTTGAGAACAGTCTGAAAATAAGGGACATTGTTCTGAAGGTCAATAAGCAGTATATCGCTTCCGCAGCAATGTCCGATGAATACAGGAACGAACCCGCCTTTAAGCTTCAGGGTTCTTACCGGAATATGAATAAGCTGATCACACAGGTACAGCCGATCCTGAAAGATGAAGAAGTGATTCAGGCCGTATTGAATCATTACCAGAACGAATCCCAGACCTTAACCACAGGAGCGGAATCAAACATGCTTAAATTGAAGGAAATGATAAACCTTATTTCTGAAGAAGAGGCTCTGCGATGGAATGAAATAAAAAAAACATTCCTTAAAAACAAAAGTATAAAAGGCTTTGGCGAAAATGACCGGATGGCGCAGGTAATTGCCATGCTTTCCCAGTTCAGCGAAGGCCTCAACGGAATAAAAGAGGTTTTAAAGAAGAACTGA
- a CDS encoding SDR family NAD(P)-dependent oxidoreductase, with translation MQTNENKVALVSGANTGVGFQIAKALTDNGYTVYIGSRDLQKGQAAVDKLSGKAIAVQLDITDNESILSAVKTIESEYGYLTLLVNNAAVSHAGTSGRTMEEVLGAQRASIASISELKTVWDTNVFGTLALTQAFLPLLKQASNARIVTVSSALGSLTINANPENPYRSNFDAVYGASKTALNGIFLSLAIELEPANIKVHLVSPGFTATALNNFQGTDSVEEGSREPIRVALAEDIPTGSFTGPEGFSGKDNILPW, from the coding sequence ATGCAGACAAACGAGAATAAAGTGGCACTGGTATCAGGTGCCAATACCGGAGTGGGTTTCCAGATTGCAAAAGCCCTTACAGACAATGGTTATACGGTCTACATAGGTTCCCGTGACCTACAAAAAGGTCAGGCAGCCGTTGATAAACTGAGTGGAAAAGCCATAGCTGTTCAGCTGGACATAACCGATAATGAATCCATCCTCTCGGCAGTAAAGACGATAGAAAGTGAATATGGCTACCTTACATTACTGGTTAATAATGCAGCCGTTTCACATGCCGGTACATCCGGCCGGACCATGGAGGAAGTACTTGGAGCGCAGCGCGCCAGCATTGCATCCATCAGTGAGCTGAAAACGGTTTGGGACACGAATGTATTCGGAACCCTTGCATTGACGCAGGCATTTTTGCCGTTGCTGAAGCAGGCATCCAATGCACGTATTGTAACAGTTTCCAGTGCACTGGGATCTCTTACTATCAACGCTAATCCAGAGAATCCGTACCGATCAAATTTTGACGCGGTTTATGGGGCTTCCAAGACTGCGCTGAACGGGATATTCCTTTCCCTTGCGATTGAGCTGGAACCTGCCAATATAAAGGTTCATCTTGTCAGCCCGGGATTTACGGCTACGGCACTCAACAATTTCCAGGGAACGGATTCCGTGGAAGAAGGTTCCAGGGAACCGATCAGAGTCGCTTTGGCGGAAGACATTCCGACAGGAAGCTTTACCGGTCCTGAAGGGTTTAGCGGAAAAGATAACATCCTTCCCTGGTAA
- a CDS encoding helix-turn-helix domain-containing protein: MKNKEDKLIRFISISQSHQAFGLPAPQHPLISLVHFNEDNPFNTRMAPIYDILSFYKITFITKNSGRLKYGRDYYDYDEGSMLFLAPNQLVGSTDYNSETYCYILLIHPDFLLGHPLAQKIKQYGYFSYSSNEALHVSDAEKETILSVFRIMEEELNSRVDEFSQEVVLAQIELLLSYVNRFYKRQFITRKVVNHHILEKAETILDEYINSLKTLHHGLPTVQYLSDQLNISPGYLSDVLRSVIGKNTQQYIREKLTEQAKVKLMSTGLTIGEIAYELGFEHQQSFSKMFKAQTGLSPVEFRTSFN, from the coding sequence ATGAAAAACAAAGAGGATAAACTGATACGCTTTATATCGATATCCCAAAGCCATCAGGCCTTCGGGCTTCCTGCACCGCAGCATCCGCTGATCAGCCTTGTACATTTCAATGAGGATAACCCTTTCAATACAAGGATGGCTCCTATTTATGACATCCTGAGCTTTTACAAAATAACGTTTATCACGAAAAATAGCGGCAGGCTGAAATACGGCCGGGATTACTATGATTATGATGAAGGCAGCATGCTGTTCCTGGCGCCTAACCAGCTGGTAGGAAGCACCGATTACAACAGTGAAACCTATTGCTACATTCTGCTGATCCATCCTGATTTCCTGCTGGGACACCCTTTAGCCCAAAAGATAAAGCAGTATGGCTATTTCTCCTATTCATCCAATGAGGCGCTGCATGTTTCAGATGCAGAAAAAGAAACCATCCTTTCCGTGTTCAGGATTATGGAAGAGGAACTGAACAGCCGCGTTGATGAGTTCAGCCAGGAAGTAGTGCTTGCGCAGATCGAACTTTTGCTGAGTTATGTCAACAGGTTCTACAAGCGCCAGTTCATTACCCGGAAGGTGGTTAACCATCATATTCTGGAAAAAGCCGAAACCATTCTTGATGAATATATCAACAGTCTTAAAACGCTTCATCATGGACTTCCGACCGTTCAATACCTGTCTGACCAGCTGAATATCTCGCCCGGCTATCTGAGCGATGTTTTGCGTTCGGTGATCGGCAAAAACACCCAGCAGTATATTCGGGAGAAACTTACTGAACAGGCAAAGGTAAAGCTGATGTCCACCGGTCTGACCATCGGTGAAATCGCTTATGAGCTGGGTTTTGAGCATCAGCAGTCCTTCAGCAAAATGTTTAAGGCTCAAACGGGTCTTTCGCCAGTGGAGTTCAGGACGTCATTCAACTGA
- a CDS encoding AsmA-like C-terminal region-containing protein produces MGINLKNLIFNGHVKIDEIYVTDAYANVFVNSKGEANYNVYVAKPSEKPKDTTGTGTSIKLDLIKLRNWNVRYNDHSARVLVDAKGLNYTGKGGLSEDIFDLTTYLDIDKLDFSLNRTYYAKQKSLHADLITRINTNALTFVLRKNELRINDLPLKFTGFVSVLKDGYNLDINAASEKTTVRNMISVLPPQYLDWAKDTRIEGKSDLFFSLKGRFSEPKKLKPRLQARLLVKDGFVSNGKAPVPMNNFNMDLNVDFPDLNTDQLGLDLKNLSFDLGKSNNFKAVVRTKGLNEMQVFADVKGAVNLQTLSQALGLKNMEIKGLLDTNIKANGLFSLDKKLFPKTQGYLHVKNGWLKTKYYPNPIKDIQIMANVTNTDGTFKSLGVRLNPFTFDFEGNPVFVNADLQNFEDVLYKVRAKGVLNIGRIYKVFAKKGFDVNGLIIADLSLNGRQSYATTGQYNKLDNKGNLILKNIKATTEYLPKSFYIKEGNFQFENEKMWFRKFITTYGQSDFALNGYLLNTINYFIERKGTLHGKFKLKSRYILIDEFMALKEGDNSRKSIEVDYAKVENPKSSGVVIVPKNLDVSLEADAKTVEFKGLKLNNVFGLASVDRGQVYLKNTSLGVVGSRMTIDARYQDESPITANYDIALKVLDFDVQRAYKEIDMVREMATAAKNVKGIVSIDYKLKGDFDKNMKPIYPSLEGGGVVNLRDVEVKNLKMLSAVGDNIGAKAFNDPDMKGVNIETHSKNNLIHVDKFTFKVSILRPTVSGTTSFNGLLDLRIRVGILPGGIIGFPVVVTGTHEKPKVKIFSKTGQGIIDALYNKKSNKVIRQERRAEKKTRRQQRREKEAQEQNAKAAEKTISKDLKDKN; encoded by the coding sequence GTGGGGATTAACCTTAAAAACCTGATCTTTAACGGACATGTTAAAATTGATGAGATCTACGTTACCGATGCTTATGCAAATGTTTTTGTCAATTCCAAAGGAGAGGCCAACTACAATGTTTACGTTGCAAAGCCTTCTGAAAAACCAAAGGATACAACCGGTACAGGTACTTCCATAAAGCTGGACCTGATTAAGCTGAGAAACTGGAATGTCAGATACAATGACCATTCGGCCCGGGTCCTGGTGGACGCCAAAGGCCTGAACTATACCGGGAAGGGCGGTTTAAGCGAAGACATCTTTGACCTGACTACTTATCTTGATATTGATAAACTTGATTTCAGCTTAAACCGAACGTATTATGCAAAACAGAAATCGCTGCATGCGGATCTGATAACAAGGATCAATACCAATGCACTGACTTTTGTCCTGCGGAAGAACGAGCTGAGAATTAATGACCTGCCACTGAAATTTACCGGTTTCGTGAGTGTCCTGAAAGACGGATATAATCTTGATATCAATGCAGCTTCGGAAAAAACCACCGTCCGTAACATGATTTCTGTTCTGCCGCCGCAATACCTGGATTGGGCAAAAGATACCAGGATTGAAGGGAAAAGCGATCTGTTTTTCAGCCTTAAAGGCCGGTTCAGCGAACCTAAAAAACTGAAGCCCCGGTTACAGGCCAGGCTGCTGGTGAAAGATGGCTTTGTTTCCAACGGAAAAGCACCGGTTCCCATGAATAATTTCAATATGGACCTGAATGTAGACTTTCCCGACCTGAATACAGACCAGCTTGGGCTGGACCTGAAAAATTTAAGTTTTGATTTAGGGAAGAGCAACAATTTCAAAGCGGTAGTAAGGACTAAGGGCTTAAATGAAATGCAGGTATTTGCCGATGTGAAAGGGGCAGTCAATTTACAGACCCTGAGCCAGGCCCTGGGTCTGAAAAACATGGAGATCAAAGGCCTGTTGGATACTAACATCAAAGCCAACGGATTGTTCAGCCTGGATAAAAAACTGTTTCCGAAAACCCAGGGCTACCTTCATGTAAAAAACGGATGGCTGAAAACCAAATACTATCCTAATCCGATTAAGGATATCCAGATTATGGCGAATGTTACGAACACGGACGGAACATTTAAGAGCTTAGGCGTACGGCTGAATCCGTTTACATTTGATTTTGAAGGAAATCCCGTATTCGTTAATGCAGACCTTCAGAATTTTGAAGATGTCCTGTACAAAGTGCGTGCGAAAGGCGTGCTGAACATAGGAAGAATTTATAAGGTGTTTGCAAAGAAAGGCTTTGACGTCAACGGCCTTATTATCGCTGACCTCTCACTGAACGGCCGCCAGAGTTATGCCACGACCGGTCAGTATAACAAACTGGATAATAAAGGGAATCTGATTTTAAAAAATATAAAAGCTACTACAGAATACCTTCCCAAATCCTTCTACATCAAAGAAGGGAACTTCCAGTTTGAAAATGAGAAGATGTGGTTCAGGAAGTTTATTACGACATACGGTCAGTCGGATTTTGCGTTGAACGGCTATCTTTTAAATACCATCAATTACTTTATTGAAAGGAAAGGAACGCTTCACGGGAAGTTCAAGCTGAAATCAAGGTATATTCTGATCGATGAATTCATGGCTTTAAAAGAGGGTGATAATTCCAGGAAGTCCATAGAAGTGGATTATGCCAAAGTAGAGAATCCTAAAAGCAGCGGGGTAGTGATTGTTCCGAAGAACCTGGATGTTTCTTTGGAAGCTGATGCAAAAACGGTTGAATTCAAAGGATTAAAGCTTAATAATGTCTTCGGTTTAGCCTCTGTAGACCGGGGGCAGGTGTACCTTAAAAACACTTCTTTAGGTGTGGTAGGAAGCAGGATGACTATTGATGCACGCTACCAGGATGAATCCCCGATCACTGCCAATTACGATATCGCCCTGAAAGTTCTGGATTTTGATGTGCAGCGGGCCTATAAGGAAATTGATATGGTCCGGGAAATGGCCACCGCAGCAAAAAATGTGAAGGGTATTGTATCCATAGACTACAAGTTAAAAGGAGATTTCGATAAAAACATGAAGCCTATTTATCCCTCCCTGGAGGGTGGAGGAGTGGTGAATCTCCGGGATGTGGAGGTTAAGAATCTGAAAATGCTCTCTGCCGTCGGAGATAACATCGGAGCAAAAGCCTTCAATGATCCTGATATGAAAGGGGTGAATATCGAGACCCACAGTAAAAACAATCTGATTCACGTTGATAAATTTACCTTTAAAGTTTCTATTTTAAGGCCGACGGTAAGTGGTACCACCAGTTTTAACGGATTGCTGGATTTAAGAATCAGGGTCGGGATCCTGCCCGGAGGGATCATAGGGTTTCCTGTTGTGGTTACCGGAACGCATGAAAAACCGAAAGTGAAAATTTTCAGTAAGACTGGCCAGGGAATTATTGATGCCCTCTACAATAAAAAATCCAACAAAGTGATCCGTCAGGAGAGACGTGCCGAGAAAAAGACCAGGAGGCAGCAGCGCAGGGAAAAAGAAGCCCAGGAACAGAATGCAAAAGCGGCTGAGAAGACCATATCTAAAGATTTGAAAGATAAAAATTAG